CGCCGCGCTGGGCCACGAGTCGCGCCTGTCCATCTTCCGCCTGCTGGTGGAGGCCGGGCCGGAGGGGCTCAACGCCAGCGCCATCGGCGAGGCGCTGGCGCTGGCGCCGGCGACCCTGTCGTTTCATCTGGCGCACCTGAGCCGGGTGGGCTTGATCGAGGGCGCGCGCGCGAGCCGCTTCATTCGCTATTCGGCGCGCTTCGACACCATGGACGAGCTGATCGCGTTCATGACCCGGAACTGCTGCCAGGGCGAGGCCTGCCTGCCCAAGACCACCGCCTGCAACACCACCGACCCACGTCGCTCCACCAAGAGCATCCCGGAAACATGACCCTGAAAACCGTACTGATTCTGTGCACCGGCAACTCGTGCCGCTCCCAGATGGCCGAGGCCATCGTCAACCACGACCTGGCCGGCCAGGTGCGGGCGCTGTCGGCCGGCACGGTGCCGCAGCCCCGGGTGGCGGACGGCGCCCTCGAGGCGCTGCGCCTGGCCGGGTTGCCCACCGAGGGGCTGCATCCCAAGGACGTCGACGCTGTGATCGACGCGCCCATCGACCTGGTGGTGACCGTGTGCGACAACGCGAAGGAGAGCTGCCCGGTGTTTCCGCGCCCGGTGCCGCGCATCCACCTGCCCTTCCCCGATCCGCACGGCGAGCCGCTCGAACGCTTCGTCGAGGTGCGCGACGCGATCCGCGCGCGCCTGGTGCCCGCCGTGCGCGCTGCGCTCGCCCCTGAGGAGACATGATGTCCGCACAATGTGAAGTCACCGCCAAGATGGCCGCCGGCGCGCCCATGAGCATCTTCGAACGCTTTCTGACCCTGTGGGTGTTCCTGTGCATCATCGCCGGCATTGCGCTCGGCCAGTTCCTGCCCGGGGTGTTCCAGGCGGTCGGGCGGATGGAGGTGGCGCAGGTGAATCTGCCGGTGGGGCTGCTCATCTGGGTGATGATCATCCCCATGCTGGTGAAGGTGGATTTCGGCGCCCTGCACGAAGTGCGCGAGCATGTGCGCGGCATCGGCGTCACCCTGTTCGTCAATTGGCTGGTGAAGCCGTTTTCCATGGCCTTCCTGGGCTGGCTGTTCATCCGCCACCTGTTTGCGCCGATGCTGCCGGCCGAGCAGCTCGACAGCTACATCGCGGGGCTGATCCTGCTGGCCGCGGCGCCGTGCACGGCCATGGTGTTCGTGTGGAGCCGGCTCACCAACGGCGACCCGCTGTTCACGCTCTCCCAGGTGGCGCTCAACGACACCATCATGGTGTTCGCCTTCGCGCCGCTGGTGGGGCTCCTGCTGGGGATCTCGGCCATCACCGTGCCGTGGGCCACGCTGCTCACCTCGGTGGGGCTGTACATCGTCATCCCGGTGGCGCTGGCGCAGCTGTGGCGCAAGCGCCTGCTTTCGAAGGGGCAGGCCGCGTTCGACGCGGCGATGGAGCGCATCGGGCCGTGGTCCATCGGTGCGCTGCTGCTCACCCTGGTGCTGCTGTTCGCCTTCCAGGGCGAGGCCATTCTCAAGCAGCCGCTGGTCATCGCCCTGCTGGCGGTGCCCATCCTCATCCAGGTGTTCTTCAATTCCGCGCTGGCCTACTGGCTGAACCGGAAGGTGGGCGAGAAGCACAACGTGGCCTGCCCGTCGGCACTGATCGGCGCGTCGAACTTCTTCGAGCTGGCCGTCGCCGCCGCCATCAGCCTGTTCGGCTTCGAGTCGGGCGCGGCGCTGGCCACGGTCGTCGGCGTGCTCATCGAGGTGCCGGTGATGCTGCTGGTGGTGCGCGTGGTCAACGCCTCCAAACCCTGGTACGAGCGCCGGCCGGCCTGAGCCGGGCTAGCGCCGCGCCCGCGAACCAGGCGTTGGCGGCCTCGAGGGTGGGGAGCACTTCGATCGGGTAGGGATTGAGGCCGATGTCGTCGAAACAGCGAAGCATGGTGTTCACGTCTTCGCGATCGGGAATGACGGCGATGTGCAGCTTGTCGTTGCTCCTGACGGCGGCGAAATTGCGCGCGGCGATCTCTTCCATATGCACGGCCGAGGTGGTGACCCGGGTACAGGCGGAAAAATCGTGCAGCGCCTCGTAGGTACTGTCGAAACGCACGTCGGCCTGCAGCGCGATGACCACCTGCAACACGGTGTCTTCGTCGCACTCGCCGGAATAGGTGACGCAGACACGATGACGCCCCCAGTCGATGGTGTAGGCCAAGACGCTCCCTTCAGCGGTTCGGGACGATCCGCACGACCGCCCTCATGCGTCGATTTTATCCGATCGTGGCGGCCACCGGCCAAGGCGGGAGCCGGATGCCTGGCCACCGATCCTAAGGCAGGCGGATGCCGTACTGGCGCAGGCGGCGGTAGAGCGTGGAACGCGAAACGCCCAGCGCACGGCTGGCGGCGCTGGCGCACCCGCCGGTGCGCTCCAGGGCCTGGACGATGCGGTCGCGCTCGGGCACCGACGCCGTCTCGCCCCCCCCGAGGCGGACGCGGCGGCGGTCGCCCTCCTCCGCCGCCACGGTGGCGCGGAAGGTCTCGGGCAGGTCGGCCCAGTCCAGCGCGGGTGCCAGACACACCGCGATGGCGTAGCGCAGCACGTTGCGCAGCTCGCGGATGTTGCCCGGCCACGGATGGGCGAGCAGCGCCGCCTCCACCGCATCGGACAGCACCACCGACTTGCCGGCGGCGGCGCACTCCTCGGCCAGCACCTTGCGGATCAGCGCGGGTTTGTCGTCGCGCTCGCGCAGCGGCGGCAGGCGGTGGGTGGCGGCGTTGAGGCGGTAGTACAGGTCCTCGCGGAACTGCCCGGCGCGCACCATGGCTTCCAGATCCCGGTGGGTGGCGCAGATGATCTGGATGTCCACCACCTGCGGCGTGGCCGCGCCGAGGGCGAGCACTTCGCCCTCGGCGAGCACCCGCAGCAGCCGCGTCTGCAGCCCGAGCGGCATGTCGCCGATCTCGTCGAGGAACAGGGTGCCGCCGTCGGCCTGGGCGATCTTGCCCACCGAGCCGCGCGCGCGGGCGCCGGTGAAGGCGCCTTCGCGGTAGCCGAACAGCTCGCTCTCGATGAGGTTCTCGGGAATCGCGGCGCAGTTGATGGCGACGAAGGGCTGGTCGTGGCGCCGGCTGCGGGCATGGATGGCCTTGGCGGTCAGCTCCTTGCCGCTGCCGGTCTCGCCCAGCAGCAGGATGGGCACCTTGCTGTTGGCGAGCATCTCGAGCCGGCGCAGCCCGTCGCCGGGTGCCGGGCGCCGCGCCGCGGCGGCACGCGCCGGGCCCGCGCGGCGGACGCGACGGGGCGCGCGGATCATGGCCGAGAGGGTGTCGTCGCCGGAGGGCTCGGCCAGATGCATGGGCGCGCCCGGATGGGCGCGGGCGAAGTCGATGAGGCCATCGACCGACTGGTTGAGCAAGGCCTCGATGGACCAGTCGCGGCGCCCGAGGCGCTGGCTGAGCTGGCGGCTCGCACCGACCACGTGGCCGCTCTCGTCGAAGGCGATCAGCACGTCCGGATCGTCGTCCCAGTGCCCGGTCTGGCGCCGCACCCGGGCGATCCAGTGCTCGGCGAAATGCTCCATGAACAGGGACTGCTCGATGCGCACGGCGGTCTGCTGGGTGAGCCGGTAGGCGAGCCCCTGGCCGAACTTCTGCGCGTCCTGCGCGCAGGCGGTGGCGTTGAGCACGCCGAGCAGCTTCACTTCGGGGCCGAACAGGGGCACGGCGGCGCAGGTGATGCCGTGGTTGCGCACCAGGTAGTGCTGCTGCCCGTGCACCAGCACCGGCGCCTGGTCGACGATGGCGGTGCCGACGCCGCAGGTGCCCTGGATCTGTTCCGACCAGCAGGCGCCGGCGCGCAGGCCGGACGAGGCGAACTGCCCGGCGCGCCGGTCCACCGCGCGCGTCTCGAGGGTGGCGCCGGAAAAATCGGTGAGCAGCAGGCAGAAGCCCAGGTCGCCCAGTTGCCGGTGCAGCCAGTCGAGCCCGGGCACGGCCACGCGCAGCAGGCGCTCGTGCTCCTCGCGCAGGTGCGCCAGTTCGGGATCGGTGAGCACATCGGCCTCGCCGCGGTCGCCGGCGTCGAGGCGATGTTCGGTCATGGAGCGGCGGCGCGACAGCGCCAGGCGGCCGGGCAGCTCGCGGGGGATGTGGCCGGCCACGTCGTGGCCCTGACGCGCGACGTCGATCAACGCATCCAGCATGAGTGTCTCCTCTGTGCGGGACCCCGGTCATGGCCGTGTCCTCTGTGAGGGGCCTGTGCGCGGTGGACACCAGGCCGATCTGTCGATGTTAGTTGGCATCCGCGCCCCGTTCAAGGTCGGCTCCGGGGAGAAAGGGCGGCCGCGCGAACACGGCCGCCAAGGAGGAGCGAGGGAGAAATCGGGGGCGCCGCCGGTCCTCAGCCGTGCTGCATGTAGACCACCTGGGTTTCGGTGTACTCGAGCAGGCCGTGCTTGCCGTCGGCACCGCCGATGCCCGAGTGGCGCCGACCGGCATGGAAGCCCTGCATGGCCTCGAAGTGCTCGCGGTTCACGTAGGTCTCGCCGAACTTGAGCCCGTTGCAGGCCTGCATCACCTCGGCCAGATCGCGCGAGAAGATCGACGAGGTGAGCCCGTAGTCGGAGTCGTTGGACAGGGCGATGGCTTCATCGAGGCCGTCGACCACCTGGATCGGCAGCACCGGGCCGAAGATCTCGGCGCGCATCACTTCCATGTCGTGGCGGCAGTCGAACAGCACCGTGGGCAGGTAGTGGAAGCCCTGCTCGGTGGGCGCGACGCTGCCGCCCATGAGCACCTCGGCCCCTTCGGCGCGGGCGCGCTCGACCATGCCGGCCACCTTGTCCAGCCCCTGGCGGTTGACCAGCGGGCCCATGTGCACCGACGGGTCGGCGATGGGGTCGCCATAGCGCACCTCGGCCATGCGCGCGGCGACCTTCTCGGTGAATTCGGTGGCCACGGCGCGCGCCACGTACACCCGCTCGGCGCAGTTGCACACCTGCCCGGTGTTGATCACCCGCGAGTCGCAGATGGCCTTGGCGGCCAGGTCGAGGTCGGCGTTGGCGGTGACGATGGCCGGTGCCTTGCCGCCCAGCTCGAGGTTCACCCGGGTGAGGTTGGGCGCGGCGGCGGCCATGATGCGCTTGCCGGTGGCCACCGAGCCGGTGAAGCTGACCAGATTGACCTGCCTGGAGGCGGCGAGGCTGGCCCCGGCGGTGGCGCCATCGCCGCCGACCAGGTTGAACACCCCGGCGGGCAGTTCGGCCTGCTGCACCAGGCGGGCGAAGTCGAAGGCGTTGATGGGGGTCTCTTCGCTGGGCTTGACGACGATGGTGTTGCCGGTGACCAGCGCCGGCGCCATCTTGCGGGCGATGAGGAAGAAGGGGAAGTTCCACGGCAGGATGCCGGCGGTCACGCCGATGGCGCGGCGCATGAGGAAGATGCTCTCGCCGACGCGGTCGCTCGGGATCACCTCGCCCTCGATGCGGCGCGCCCACTCGGCCATATAGTCCATGTAGTCGGCGGTGAAGGCCACTTCCACCTGCGCCAGCGCGAGCACCTTGCCCTGCTCGCGGGTGATGGTCTCGGCCAGGGGGCCGGCGTTGTCGCGGATGAGGCCGGCGATCCTGCGCAGGTAGCCGGCACGCTGGATGGCCGGCAGGGCCTCCCAGGCGGGCTGGGCGCGGCGGGCGGCGGCGAGCGCCTCCTCCACGCCGGCGGCGGTGGACAGCGGCATCTGCGCCAGCAGCGCGCCGTTGGCCGGGTTGCGCACGTCGCGGTGTTCGAGCGCGCTACCGCTCACGAAGCGGCCGTCGATGAAGTTTTCCAGGATACGGGTCATGGGGGTGCTCCTCTGGTTGAATCCCTTGGGTCGGGGGTGTGGCCCCGCCCGCGCCGGACGCGGACGGGCGAAAAATCAGGCCGTACGGGCCAGGCGCTTGCCGACCTGTTCGGAGACCAGGCCGAAGATCACGCCCAGGCACCAGGTGAGGCCGACGAACAGGGCGCTCAGGTCGAACTTGGCGCCGGAGCCGAAGAAGCAGGCGGCGCCGAGGAAGGCGGCCGGGGTGTAGGCCAGGGCGCCGATGTCGGCCATGGCCACGAGCACGAAGGCGAGCACCGCCACCAGGCCGATGAGGGCGCCGAGGCTGCCGCCGAGGGCCTGCACGCCGGCCAGCGTGAGGGCGGTGAGGACGATGCCGGCGAGCCCGGCGGCGACGGATTTGCTCACCCCCTCGGCGCCGCCGCCGGCGGCGAAGTAGGCGGCCCAGGCGACGAAGCCGATCCAGGGGTTGAAGCGGAAGTCGGGGTTGCCGACACTCAGATACACCCAGAGCGCGACCAGGGCGGCGATGCTCAGGGCGAGGGCGTGGAGCAGTTTCATGGCGATCTCCTTGTGGCGACGGCGACCGGGCAGGCTGGCGGGCCTGCCCGGCCGGCGCGCTTACCAGACGTAGGCGTACTTGAGGTTGAAGCTGTTGTTGGCGGCGTGGTTTTCCCCGCGGATGCTCTTGGCGTAGCGCAGGGTGATGGACTGGTTGTCGAAGGTGTGCAGCATCAGGCCCAGCCCGCCGTCGAGGGCGTGGCCGCCGTCCACCGTCGAGGTGCGCTTGCCGCGCTCGTAGTCGAGGGCGAGGAAGGGCTCGAGCAGCGGGCTGACCCGGTAGCCGAGGCGCTGGTTGGTGTGGAACACCGTGCCCGGCTTGGTGCCGTCGTTCTTGTCGTCCTGGAACACGAAGCCGGCGTCGGCGGTCCAGCCCCACTGCTCGGTCAGGCGCACGTCCCAGAACAGGCTGGAGAGGTTCTTCCAGTTGGTGTCGCTCACGTCCTGATCACCGGCCGGAATCTGCACGAAGGACTGGAAGCCGACGGTGGCGTCGGGGGTGGGCTTGTACCAGATGGCGAAGCCGGTCATGGGGTCGCCGATGCCGCTGCTCTGGCTGGCGGGGTGATGGCCGCGCACACTGATCTCGGGGACGATGACTTCCCAGGCCAGGCCGATGTTGCGGTTCGACTCGGGGGTCCAGAAATGCACGTACTTGGACAGGCCGACGATGGCGGTGCTGCCCGGGCCCTTGGCGCGGTCGCCGCTGCCGTCGAACAGGCGGTTGTTGCGCTGCACGTAGGCGTACTGGACGAAGACGTTGAAGGGCTTGAAGTCGATCGGCAGGTCGTACTCATGCGGGCCGATGACGTCGAAGGTGGTCTGGGCGGCGGCCAGACCCGAGAGGCCGGCGAGCAGGAGGGCGCACAGCGCGGTGCCGAGGTGGCGTGGTGTGAAGAGCGGTCTCATTGCGTGTTTCCTTGTCGTTATCGTGGGGTGTGGCCGACCGGCCGACCCGCGCGGCGGCGGGCCGGGGGCCGGTCGTGGGGGGAACGCACCGGATCAGTGGGCGAGCTTGAACACCATCACCGTGCCGCCCTGCGGGACCACGGTCTTGTGCTCGAGCACCGCGTCGAAG
The nucleotide sequence above comes from Nitrogeniibacter mangrovi. Encoded proteins:
- a CDS encoding ArsR/SmtB family transcription factor; translation: METLNAAELLAALGHESRLSIFRLLVEAGPEGLNASAIGEALALAPATLSFHLAHLSRVGLIEGARASRFIRYSARFDTMDELIAFMTRNCCQGEACLPKTTACNTTDPRRSTKSIPET
- a CDS encoding arsenate reductase ArsC, which encodes MTLKTVLILCTGNSCRSQMAEAIVNHDLAGQVRALSAGTVPQPRVADGALEALRLAGLPTEGLHPKDVDAVIDAPIDLVVTVCDNAKESCPVFPRPVPRIHLPFPDPHGEPLERFVEVRDAIRARLVPAVRAALAPEET
- the arsB gene encoding ACR3 family arsenite efflux transporter, which produces MSAQCEVTAKMAAGAPMSIFERFLTLWVFLCIIAGIALGQFLPGVFQAVGRMEVAQVNLPVGLLIWVMIIPMLVKVDFGALHEVREHVRGIGVTLFVNWLVKPFSMAFLGWLFIRHLFAPMLPAEQLDSYIAGLILLAAAPCTAMVFVWSRLTNGDPLFTLSQVALNDTIMVFAFAPLVGLLLGISAITVPWATLLTSVGLYIVIPVALAQLWRKRLLSKGQAAFDAAMERIGPWSIGALLLTLVLLFAFQGEAILKQPLVIALLAVPILIQVFFNSALAYWLNRKVGEKHNVACPSALIGASNFFELAVAAAISLFGFESGAALATVVGVLIEVPVMLLVVRVVNASKPWYERRPA
- a CDS encoding sigma-54-dependent Fis family transcriptional regulator, with amino-acid sequence MLDALIDVARQGHDVAGHIPRELPGRLALSRRRSMTEHRLDAGDRGEADVLTDPELAHLREEHERLLRVAVPGLDWLHRQLGDLGFCLLLTDFSGATLETRAVDRRAGQFASSGLRAGACWSEQIQGTCGVGTAIVDQAPVLVHGQQHYLVRNHGITCAAVPLFGPEVKLLGVLNATACAQDAQKFGQGLAYRLTQQTAVRIEQSLFMEHFAEHWIARVRRQTGHWDDDPDVLIAFDESGHVVGASRQLSQRLGRRDWSIEALLNQSVDGLIDFARAHPGAPMHLAEPSGDDTLSAMIRAPRRVRRAGPARAAAARRPAPGDGLRRLEMLANSKVPILLLGETGSGKELTAKAIHARSRRHDQPFVAINCAAIPENLIESELFGYREGAFTGARARGSVGKIAQADGGTLFLDEIGDMPLGLQTRLLRVLAEGEVLALGAATPQVVDIQIICATHRDLEAMVRAGQFREDLYYRLNAATHRLPPLRERDDKPALIRKVLAEECAAAGKSVVLSDAVEAALLAHPWPGNIRELRNVLRYAIAVCLAPALDWADLPETFRATVAAEEGDRRRVRLGGGETASVPERDRIVQALERTGGCASAASRALGVSRSTLYRRLRQYGIRLP
- the aldA gene encoding aldehyde dehydrogenase gives rise to the protein MTRILENFIDGRFVSGSALEHRDVRNPANGALLAQMPLSTAAGVEEALAAARRAQPAWEALPAIQRAGYLRRIAGLIRDNAGPLAETITREQGKVLALAQVEVAFTADYMDYMAEWARRIEGEVIPSDRVGESIFLMRRAIGVTAGILPWNFPFFLIARKMAPALVTGNTIVVKPSEETPINAFDFARLVQQAELPAGVFNLVGGDGATAGASLAASRQVNLVSFTGSVATGKRIMAAAAPNLTRVNLELGGKAPAIVTANADLDLAAKAICDSRVINTGQVCNCAERVYVARAVATEFTEKVAARMAEVRYGDPIADPSVHMGPLVNRQGLDKVAGMVERARAEGAEVLMGGSVAPTEQGFHYLPTVLFDCRHDMEVMRAEIFGPVLPIQVVDGLDEAIALSNDSDYGLTSSIFSRDLAEVMQACNGLKFGETYVNREHFEAMQGFHAGRRHSGIGGADGKHGLLEYTETQVVYMQHG
- a CDS encoding DUF1097 domain-containing protein, with amino-acid sequence MKLLHALALSIAALVALWVYLSVGNPDFRFNPWIGFVAWAAYFAAGGGAEGVSKSVAAGLAGIVLTALTLAGVQALGGSLGALIGLVAVLAFVLVAMADIGALAYTPAAFLGAACFFGSGAKFDLSALFVGLTWCLGVIFGLVSEQVGKRLARTA
- a CDS encoding transporter gives rise to the protein MRPLFTPRHLGTALCALLLAGLSGLAAAQTTFDVIGPHEYDLPIDFKPFNVFVQYAYVQRNNRLFDGSGDRAKGPGSTAIVGLSKYVHFWTPESNRNIGLAWEVIVPEISVRGHHPASQSSGIGDPMTGFAIWYKPTPDATVGFQSFVQIPAGDQDVSDTNWKNLSSLFWDVRLTEQWGWTADAGFVFQDDKNDGTKPGTVFHTNQRLGYRVSPLLEPFLALDYERGKRTSTVDGGHALDGGLGLMLHTFDNQSITLRYAKSIRGENHAANNSFNLKYAYVW